The Leclercia adecarboxylata region ACTGATTACAGCGCGATTCCACATGGATTTCGGGGGTACAAGTCATGAGCCTTATGAAAACACTAGAAATGTTTATTGCCGATAACCCCGGCTTAACCAGCCGTGAGATTGCAGACGCTTTCGCAGATTACAGCATCGACTCTGTTCAGCGCACTGTATGCCGGCTGCATGATTTCAACTTCACCACCCGCGAATTGATTGGTTCTCAGTACCGCTACTACGCAGTGAATGCATCAGCTGGATGTGGTCAGCCCATTCAGCGCGTAGACACTGGGGCAGGCGATTTGATCAAGAACGCCAAAGCTCTACAGGAAAAGGGTCTGTACCGTCGCGCCGCCTCCCTCTGGTTTGAGGCATTCCAGCGTTCGGATGTAATCAACGAGCGTGAGCGTTGCCTGAAAGAGCGCCAGCGCTGTCTGCGTCAGGCCAAATCAACCTTAAAGCCAGAGGGCCAGTGGTTCCTGGCTGGTCAGTTCAATGGTGGCCACTGATGAAATATTCACTGATTTATGCCGATCCAGCCTGGGAATACGGGAACACCATCAGCAACGGCGCTGCCACTAATCACTACGGGACCATGAAGCTGATCGACATGAAACGACTTCCTGTCTGGGAGTTGGCTGCTGATGATGCTGTTCTGGCCATGTGGTTCACCGGCACCCATACCCGCGAGGCTATCGAACTGGCTGAGGCTTGGGGCTTTAAAGTCCGAACCATGAAGGGATTCACCTGGGTGAAGTTCAATCCTCTGGCAGAACAACACATCAACAAAGCACTTGCATCCGGCAATGTTGAGGACTTTTACGACTTCCTCGATCTGCTTAACGGTCAGACGAAGATGAACGGCGGCAACTACACCCGAGCCAACACCGAGGATCTTCTCATCGCCACCCGTGGTAAGGGGCTGGAAAGACTGAGCGCCAGCGTGAAGCAGGTTATCTACAGCCCATTGGGTGAGCATAGCGCGAAACCGGAAGAGGCCCGCTTCCGTCTGGAGAAGCTCTACGGTGACGTTCCACGCATTGAGCTTTTCAGTCGTTGCGGCGCACCTGGCTGGCACCACTGGGGAAATCAGGCCGAATCATCTGATGTTGAGCTTCTGCCTGGCTGGGTGGCGTCGATCAGCAAACCGGAGGAACGAGCAGCATGAAACTTTCAGCTGAGCAGGAGAATGCAGTACGCGATGTTGCGCGCCGCTGCTTCCGGGAGATAAGGGAAGTGCTGAAACAGAAGCCCAAACCAAGCTGGAACACTGCTGTTCCGCCGATCCTGAAAAAGTATCACGAACTGGTGAAGCCGATGGGCGTAACCCTGGTGAAGTTTAACAGTGAAATTGGTCGCCTGAACGGGCGCTATGGAGTGGAGTCATGATCGGATTAACACCACGTCAGAGTGAAGTGCTGGATGCCATCAACCTCTACAAAGAGCGTACAGGGTTCCCGCCAACGATATCAGAGCTTACCGGGCTGATTGGATGCTCATCTGGTAACACCGCCGCAGGCCATGTGAAATCACTTCAGAAAAAGGGCTACATCTCCGTTGCGCCTGGCGCGGCCCGAGGAATAACCGTCCTCAAATCTGAATGCGATATGGATGCTGCTTCGATCATCAGGGCGCTTGTTAACGGTGAACAAGGTGCCAGAGAAAGCGCTGTGGCCTGGCTGGAAGAGCGCGGGGTCAAGCCATGAAGCTAATCCTTCCTTTCCCACCAAGCGTTAACACGTACTGGCGAGCCCCGAATAGCGGCCCGCTTAAAGGTCGGCATCTGATCAGTGCGAAGGGCAGGGCATATCAGAGCGCAGCGTGTGCCGCCATCATTGAACAGCTTCGCCGCTTGCCTAAACCGTCAGCCGCAGCCGCAGCGGTAGAGATCGTCCTCTATCCGCCGGATTCCCGTCTCCGCGACATAGACAACTACAACAAGGCGCTATTCGACGCTCTCACTCATGCTGGCATCTGGGAGGACGACAGTCAGATAAAGCGAATGCTGGTGGAGTGGGGGCCTCAGGTGCCGGGTGGAAAGGTGGATATCACGATCACCAAACATGAACCATTGGCGGGTGCAGCCGCCTGATAAGTGGAGATACGTATGAACCAGACAAATGTATTCAACCTTTGCACTACACATCACGCGGCAGCCGCCAGCCAGATGATAACGATGTCCAGCCGGGACATCGCCGCGCTTGTCGGATCACGCCACTCTGATGTGTGCATTACGATTGAGCGACTGATGAGCAAAGGAGTCATTGGGAGGTATACGGCATTGCCGTACACCCATCCGCAGAACGGCCAGGAGTATCACCACTACCAGGTGAATAAGCGTGACAGTTATGTGATTGTTGCGCAGCTCTGCCCCGAATTTACTGCCCGCCTGGTTGACCGCTGGCAGGAACTGGAAAGCGGACAGCAGATGAGCGTTCCTCAGTCCTTGCCAGAGGCGCTGCGGCTTGCTGCCGACCTTGCCGAGCAGAAAGAGAGGTTGACGCTTGAACTCGCCGCAGCAGCACCAAAAGTCGAATTCGTAGATCGCTATTGCACCGCCAGCGGCTCACTCTCATTCCGCCAGGTGGCGAAACTGCTTAAAGCTAAAGAGACTGAGTTCCGCCTTTTCCTGATCGAGAACGAAATCATGTACCGTCTTGGCGGAACGCTGACGCCGCGGCATCAGCACATCGACGCTGGACGCTTTGAAGTTAAAACAGGAACATCAGTGGCTTCAAACCACGCATTCAGCCAGGCGCGATTTACCGCGAAGGGTGTGCGCTGGGTAGGCGGCCTGTGGGCTGAGCATATCGCTAAGGGGCAGATGGCGTGAGAGCATTACTGACACCAGAGATTGCACCTATTGCCGGGGTTGTGCTCTTCCGGCCCGGAAGCGAGTTGATGTGGCTGTTCCGTCAGGGGCGCGTTGTTATCGAAACTCCCGGCGAGCAGCTGGCGGATATGCCTTCCGGAGCCTTACCGAAATCCCATCTGCCCCTGGCCGAGGATGCCAGCTTGCTGCCTGTTTTCGAAAATCCCAGGGTGATCCAGCGTGCTGGTGGCCTGTCTGTTCTCGATGGCTGGCTGATGAAAAAACGAGAATGTCAGTGGCCTCATAACAACTGGCACGCAAGCGACTTCACCATCATGCGGCACGAACCCGGCAGCATTCTCCTTTGCTGGGGATGTGATAACCAGTTGCGTGATCAATCCACTGAAAGGCTGGCAGGCATTGCCCGCAAAAACCTGGTATCCTGGCTGCTGAAGACCGTTAGCGGTCAACTTGGCTTCAATGAAGACCATGTCCTTACGCTTCCAGAGTTCTGCTGGTGGCTTGTGAAGAACGACCTGGCAGATGTTATCCCGGAAAGCATGGCGATTAAGGCTCTGAGGCTACAGCCAGAACCCATGCAATCAGTAATGCGCGAAAGTGACATCACCCCCTCTTTACCAGCGGTTGAACTGCTGCAGGAGAAAGCAAAAAAGATAGTGGCGATGAAGGTTGATCCAGATACCCCGGAATCCTTC contains the following coding sequences:
- a CDS encoding phage antirepressor KilAC domain-containing protein, which encodes MNQTNVFNLCTTHHAAAASQMITMSSRDIAALVGSRHSDVCITIERLMSKGVIGRYTALPYTHPQNGQEYHHYQVNKRDSYVIVAQLCPEFTARLVDRWQELESGQQMSVPQSLPEALRLAADLAEQKERLTLELAAAAPKVEFVDRYCTASGSLSFRQVAKLLKAKETEFRLFLIENEIMYRLGGTLTPRHQHIDAGRFEVKTGTSVASNHAFSQARFTAKGVRWVGGLWAEHIAKGQMA
- a CDS encoding LexA family transcriptional regulator, whose product is MIGLTPRQSEVLDAINLYKERTGFPPTISELTGLIGCSSGNTAAGHVKSLQKKGYISVAPGAARGITVLKSECDMDAASIIRALVNGEQGARESAVAWLEERGVKP
- a CDS encoding MT-A70 family methyltransferase, producing the protein MKYSLIYADPAWEYGNTISNGAATNHYGTMKLIDMKRLPVWELAADDAVLAMWFTGTHTREAIELAEAWGFKVRTMKGFTWVKFNPLAEQHINKALASGNVEDFYDFLDLLNGQTKMNGGNYTRANTEDLLIATRGKGLERLSASVKQVIYSPLGEHSAKPEEARFRLEKLYGDVPRIELFSRCGAPGWHHWGNQAESSDVELLPGWVASISKPEERAA
- a CDS encoding RusA family crossover junction endodeoxyribonuclease, which gives rise to MKLILPFPPSVNTYWRAPNSGPLKGRHLISAKGRAYQSAACAAIIEQLRRLPKPSAAAAAVEIVLYPPDSRLRDIDNYNKALFDALTHAGIWEDDSQIKRMLVEWGPQVPGGKVDITITKHEPLAGAAA
- a CDS encoding PerC family transcriptional regulator, with amino-acid sequence MKTLEMFIADNPGLTSREIADAFADYSIDSVQRTVCRLHDFNFTTRELIGSQYRYYAVNASAGCGQPIQRVDTGAGDLIKNAKALQEKGLYRRAASLWFEAFQRSDVINERERCLKERQRCLRQAKSTLKPEGQWFLAGQFNGGH
- a CDS encoding DUF968 domain-containing protein, which produces MRALLTPEIAPIAGVVLFRPGSELMWLFRQGRVVIETPGEQLADMPSGALPKSHLPLAEDASLLPVFENPRVIQRAGGLSVLDGWLMKKRECQWPHNNWHASDFTIMRHEPGSILLCWGCDNQLRDQSTERLAGIARKNLVSWLLKTVSGQLGFNEDHVLTLPEFCWWLVKNDLADVIPESMAIKALRLQPEPMQSVMRESDITPSLPAVELLQEKAKKIVAMKVDPDTPESFMLKPKRRRWENEKYTRWVKTQPCVCCSKPADDPHHLIGHGQGGMGTKAHDLFVIPLCREHHDELHAGPMAFEAKYGNQLTLLFRFLDRALAIGVLA